In one window of Mauremys reevesii isolate NIE-2019 linkage group 22, ASM1616193v1, whole genome shotgun sequence DNA:
- the LOC120388752 gene encoding uncharacterized protein LOC120388752, with amino-acid sequence METMVSGRMPRAGLLLLPLLLCFGPETVGSINPAALRETVDHVDKDGLAVEYAFAVSLQKASCENPSGLEQVLRRNKLRDMQAAINPEGVLYDPDEGPIVAARMQRLGRAGEHAEWRLLQGDRNSPVQKLLARTYNKRSCLIFFTVRSPCAGTCLLVKRPHNILRMVRDTFRPIDHNYKAFIFRQIYRQDRDLDPQSLLEAWHRLPDVPLLRCDTNGCRDCRGNDPKTDPNTCLDEIRAMRQLLHPSGRGQKEEQGAEGRAEDVGESRGHLWRFGEMVGQGAPLEGWGDSRAEDDIVTLGGWQDIARLQRHWPPQQHKWPPQRPWPPQQPKWPPQRPKWPPQRPWPPQRPTWPPQRRG; translated from the exons atggaaaccATG GTGTCGGGACGGATGCCCAGGgctggactcctgctgctgccacttcTCCTCTGCTTCGGGCCAGAGACTGTCGGGAGCATCAACCCGGCCGCGCTCAGAGAGACTGTGGATCATGTAGATAA GGATGGGTTGGCTGTTGAATACGCCTTCGCCGTCAGCCTGCAGAAAGCCAGTTGTGAGAACCCATCTGGTCTGGAACAGGTGCTGCGCAGGAACAAGCTGCGGGACATGCAGGCGGCCATCAACCCAGAGGGTGTCCTGTACGACCCAGACGAAGGGCCCATTGTGGCTGCCCGGATGCAGCGCCTGGGCAGGGCGGGGGAACACGCCGAGTGGCGCCTGCTCCAGGGCGACCGGAACAGCCCCGTGCAGAAGCTCCTGGCCCGGACCTACAACAAGAGAAGCTGCCTGATCTTCTTCACCGTCCGCTCGCCCTGTGCGGGGACGTGCCTGCTGGTGAAGAGGCCCCACAACATCCTACGGATGGTGAGGGACACCTTCCGCCCCATCGACCACAATTACAAGGCCTTCATCTTCCGGCAGATTTACCGTCAGGACCGGGACCTGGATCCTCAAAGCCTGCTGGAGGCCTGGCACCGGCTGCCCGACGTGCCCCTGCTGCGCTGTGACACCAACGGCTGCAGGGACTGCAGAGGGAACGACCCCAAAACCGACCCCAACACCTGCCTGGATGAGATTCGAGCCATGAGGCAGCTGCTGCACCCATCTGGCAGGGGGCAGAAggaagagcagggggcagaggggagagcagaggatgtaggggagagcagggggcaccTTTGGAGGTTTGGGGAGATGGTGGGTCAGGGGGCACCATTGGAGggctggggggacagcagggcaGAGGACGACATTGTAACATTGGGCGGATGGCAGGACATTGCGCGTCTTCAGAGGCATTGGCCCCCTCAGCAGcataagtggccccctcagaggCCTTGGCCCCCTCAGCagcctaagtggccccctcagcggcctaagtggccccctcagaggCCTTGGCCCCCTCAGCGGCCTACGTGGCCCCCTCAGAGGCGGGGGTAA